In a genomic window of Physeter macrocephalus isolate SW-GA chromosome 14, ASM283717v5, whole genome shotgun sequence:
- the ALOXE3 gene encoding LOW QUALITY PROTEIN: hydroperoxide isomerase ALOXE3 (The sequence of the model RefSeq protein was modified relative to this genomic sequence to represent the inferred CDS: inserted 2 bases in 1 codon; deleted 3 bases in 3 codons), whose product MAVYRVCVGTGPYLMASTLDIFVTLGGTCGESPKRWLDRVGRDFAPGSVQKYKVRCSEELGELLLLRLHKERYAFFPKDSWYWSRICVTTPGGTLCHFPCYQWIEGYCTIELRPGTARTICQDSLPLLLDHRKWELQARQECYSWQVYAPGFPGIVDVSSFEEVESDKKFALIKTVPCADQGDSSGNRYLPGFPMKMDIPSLLSMEPDIRYSATKTTRPLFNAIPASLGMKLRGLLDHKNSWKKLDDIRNIMCCHKTFTSEYVTEHWCEDHFFGYQYLNGVNPVMLHCLSSLPSKLPATNDMVAPSLGPGPCPQTELERGHIFLADYWILAEVPVHCINGRPQYAASPLCLLWLNPQGALVPLAIQLSQTPGPDSPIFLPTDSDWDRLLAKTWVCNSEFLVHENNTHFLCTHLLCEAFAVATLRQLPLCHPIYKLLLPHARYTLQVNXIARATLLNPEGLVDRVTSIGRQVLLYLMSTRLAHFTYTNFCLPDSLRARGVLDIPNYHHQDDGLKIWAAIERRGPGTCSQSGPGAGWTRVLMQAGALDAGGFSFVSEIVGYYYPSDASVQQYSELQAWVGEIFAQAFLGRESSGFPCRLRSPGELVKLRPALLFLWPTDSTGVGSPQHDCGARTPNAPSSMRQPPPQTKGTTTLKSYLDTLPEVNTTCNNILLFWLVSQEPKDQRALGTYPDEHFTEERPLRSIAIFQSRLAQISRDIRERNRGLELPYIYLDPPLIENSVSI is encoded by the exons aTGGCCGTGTACCGCGTGTGTGTGGGCACTGGTCCCTACCTGATGGCCAGCACACTGGACATTTTTGTCACACTGGGGGGCACATGTGGTGAGAGCCCCAAGCGGTGGCTGGATCGCGTGGGCAGGGACTTCGCCCCTGGATCG GTGCAGAAGTACAAGGTACGCTGCTCAGAGGAGCTGGGTGAGCTCTTGCTGCTGCGCCTCCACAAGGAGCGCTACGCTTTCTTCCCCAAGGACTCCTGGTACTGGAGCCGAATCTGCGTCACTACCCCCGGT GGTACTCTTTGCCACTTTCCCTGCTATCAGTGGATAGAGGGCTACTGCACCATAGAGCTTCGACCAGGAACAG CAAGAACTATTTGTCAGgactcccttcccctccttctggaTCACAGGAAATGGGAACTCCAGGCCCGACAGGAATGCTAC AGCTGGCAAGTCTACGCCCCTGGCTTC CCCGGCATTGTAGACGTCAGCAGCTTTGAGGAGGTGGAGTCAGATAAGAAATTTGCTTTGATCAAGACGGTGCCTTGTGCAGACCAGGGCGACAG cagTGGGAATAGGTACCTGCCTGGCTTTCCCATGAAAATGGACATCCCATCCTTGCTGTCCATGGAACCCGATATTCGTTACTCGGCCACCAAGACAACCCGGCCGCTCTTCAATGCCATCCCTGC GTCCTTGGGCATGAAGCTTCGGGGGCTGCTGGACCACAAGAACTCCTGGAAGAAGCTGGATGACATCCGGAATATCATGTGTTGCCACAAGACCTTCACCTCAG AGTACGTCACTGAGCACTGGTGTGAAGACCACTTCTTCGGATACCAGTACCTGAACGGTGTCAATCCTGTCATGCTCCACTGCCTCTCCAGTTTGCCCAGCAAG CTGCCTGCCACCAATGACATGGTGGCCCCCTCGCTGGGACCAGGCCCCTGCCCGCAGACAGAGCTAGAG AGGGGGCACATCTTCCTAGCGGACTACTGGATCCTGGCAGAGGTCCCCGTCCACTGCATAAACGGCCGCCCGCAGTACGCGGCCTCCCCGCTCTGCCTGTTGTGGCTGAACCCCCAGGGGGCGCTGGTGCCCCTGGCCATCCAG CTCAGCCAGACCCCCGGGCCAGACAGCCCCATTTTTCTGCCCACTGACTCCGACTGGGACAGGCTGCTGGCCAAGACATGGGTGTGCAACTCGGAGTTCCTGGTGCACGAGAACAACACGCACTTTTTGTGCACGCATTTGCTGTGCGAGGCCTTCGCCGTGGCCACGCTGCGTCAGCTGCCGCTCTGCCACCCCATCTACAAG CTCCTGCTTCCGCACGCTCGCTACACGCTGCAGGTGAA CATCGCCCGCGCCACGCTGCTCAACCCAGAGGGCCTTGTGGA TCGGGTCACGTCCATCGGGAGGCAAGTCCTCCTCTACCTCATGAGCACCCGTCTGGCCCACTTTACCTACACCAATTTCTGCCTTCCGGACAGCCTGCGGGCCCGCGGCGTCCTGGATATCCCCAACTACCATCACCAAGACGACGGCCTGAAGATCTGGGCAGCCATTGAGAGGCGTGGGCCCGGGACCTGCAGCCAATCTGGCCCAGGGGCAGGGTGGACCCGTGTGCTCATGCAGGCTGGGGCGCTTGATGCTGGGGGTTTCAG TTTTGTCTCAGAAATCGTGGGCTACTATTACCCCAGTGATGCGTCTGTACAGCAGTATTCGGAGCTGCAGGCCTGGGTTGGAGAGATCTTTGCTCAGGCGTTCCTGGGCCGGGAAAGCTCAG GCTTCCCATGCAGGCTGCGCAGCCCGGGAGAGCTGGTAAAGCTCCGCCCAGCAC TCCTCTTCCTCTGGCCAACCGACTCCACTGGGGTGGGGTCTCCACAGCATGACTGTGGGGCCCGGACGCCCAATGCTCCGTCATCCATGAGGCAGCCCCCACCGCAGACCAAGGGGACCACCACCCTGAAGAGTTACCTAGACACCCTCCCGGAAGTGAACACCACCTGTAACAACATTCTCCTCTTCTGGTTGGTCAGCCAAGAGCCCAAGGAtcag